The proteins below are encoded in one region of Knoellia sp. S7-12:
- the aroQ gene encoding type II 3-dehydroquinate dehydratase produces the protein MDSTTVLVLNGPNLNLLGEREPEIYGSDTLADVEALCRTACDEAGLTLEFRQSNHEGVLIDWVQEGRRGIAGLVINAAGYTHTSVALRDALNAVTVPRVEVHISDIHAREAFRHHSYLTDVTDHQIIGRGVAGYVEAIDWVAARRAS, from the coding sequence ATGGACTCGACCACAGTGCTCGTCCTCAACGGCCCCAATCTCAACCTGCTCGGCGAGCGTGAGCCAGAGATCTATGGGAGCGACACGCTCGCGGACGTCGAGGCCCTCTGTCGCACGGCCTGTGACGAAGCGGGGCTGACGCTCGAGTTCCGGCAGAGCAACCACGAGGGCGTGCTCATCGACTGGGTCCAGGAGGGGCGACGCGGCATCGCGGGTCTCGTGATCAACGCGGCCGGCTACACACACACGTCGGTCGCTCTGCGCGATGCGCTCAACGCAGTGACCGTGCCTCGCGTCGAGGTGCACATCAGCGACATTCACGCGCGCGAGGCGTTCAGGCACCACAGCTATCTCACCGACGTCACCGACCACCAGATCATCGGGCGCGGCGTGGCGGGTTATGTCGAGGCGATTGACTGGGTGGCTGCCCGACGCGCGAGCTAG